CAACTTCGCACTCTTCATGGGCGGATGCCCGATCCGAACGAGTCTGAGGACGATGTACGGGGACGTCGTGGCACTTCTCGGATTGATCTCCATAGCCGTCGGCGTAGTATTGGGTGCGGAGTTCTACCTCAAGAGAAAGACGTGAGGGGGGACGATCGTTGGCGGAGTACCTGCACGCCATCGGAACGCTTGCGTTCGGCGTGCTGATCGGCTACTTGGGCCAGCGGTCCGCGATGTGCTTCATAGGTGGAATCCGGGACGTGTACCTACTACGCGATACGTGGCTCGTGCAGGGTCTAATCGGGTTCCTCATCGGTGCCTTCTTCGGGTTGTCGGTGTTCGGAGCCGCGGGCATGATCAAGAAGTTCCCATGGTTCCTGTACAAGGGAGCGTCCGCCATCCCGGGTGACGTCCTAGGCAAGAAGCCGGGGTTCGTCGCTCACGCGGCGGTGACGGTGGTGGGAGGTCTCGGCGTTGGTTTCCTATCGGTGGTCCAGGGTGGCTGCCCGTTCAGGAACTACGTTATGGCGGCCGAGGGCAATGTGACGGCGATGGCGTATCTGCTAGGAATGTTCGTCGGTGCGGTGTTCTACCACGCCTGTATCATACCGATTTTCGGGCCACCTAAGTGAGGGGATGGAAATGGGGTTTCTTTCTCGCCTCCGCTCCGCATTTTCCCGGGAGGATAGGCACTCAAACGGGTGCGGAGGTAGGGGTCTAATCGTCTTCGAGAGCGCCAGGGACACTATGAGGGCTGAGAGGGCTCTCAAGGAGGCTGGATACGACGTCCGAGCGGTAGCCCCGCCGCCGGAAATCCGCGAGGGATGCGACCTAGCGATCGAGTACGACCTCGTCGACGAGGTTGGCGTGCGTCGAACGCTCGAGGAGATAGGTGTGGAGCCGCTGAAGTTAGTATCGCTCGAGGATCATTCCCTCAAACCCATCGAACTGGTTCGCGTTAAGGAGATAGACGGATACATCATGGTCCGGTGCGGCAACATGAAGGTGACCGTGGATCGAGATGGAACGATAGTGAACGTGTCGGGAGGCGGTTGTCCCGACGTCCCTTACCTAGCACACGAACTCGTAGGTAAGAACGTCCTCGAGCTGTCGGAGGACTCGATGCCGGCGAGCCTAGGGTACACACTCTGCGCGTACACACTCGACAAAGCCGTGAGGAAGGCTAAAGAAATGCTCGTAGGGGAAGAGAGTTGATTATCGCGGGCACGGTCCCTATCGAAAGCCTCGATCTCGTCGAGGGCGAGGTGGAGTCGCTGGGTAATCGGATACGCGTCGCTGATCGTGAAATACCCGTCTCAATGGGAACCACCGCGCTGGCCGCCGCGGCGGCTCAGACCTTGGGGTTCTTGGACGAACGTAAACCGCAGCTTATAACCGCTGGGGATCTTGGGGAAGGTGGTGGTAGCCTCGATATCTACCGTCGCCTGAGGGAAGTCGATGATGAAGTACTCGTGATCCACTACATCAAGCCGAAGATAGACGAGATCCGGCGCATCGATACGTCGGGCAAAGTCGTCGCGGACGCCGGAGGGATGTACGCCGCTAAGGCCGCGGGTATCGGACCAGAGTTTCACCTGTTCCTGCCAGACCCCGGGGAGCTCGCGTTCCTCGCTGACGAGAAAGCCTATCATCCGGCCTACGTTCGAAGGTTCATCGCTGAAGTCGACGAGGAGGAGGTTCCAAGTCTGGTGAGGCGTGCATACGAGGGGAATCAAGTTCCGGATCACTTGGTGGTCAAGGGGAGGCGTGACTACGTCGTCCGTAGTGGTGAAGTAGTGGAGATCGTCGATGAGCCCCTAATCGAGGCTATGGAGTGCATCGGAGGCACGGGTGATACACTCACAGGGATCGTCACCGGACTCATCGCCGCGGGGTTCGAGACCGAGGAGGCGTGCGTAATCGGCTGCAGGGTGAACCGTAGGGTCGGTGAAATCGTGAAAGCGACTCCTGCGACCAGGATACACGAGCTCATCGAAGCGATACCGGAAGCGTTGCGTGAAGAACTGAAGGATTAAGAGGAGGGGTCCCTGAAAGCTCCCTCGATCTGCTTGTGCAACTGCTCGGTCTTGAAATGGTTCTGCTCCATGGCGCCACTCGGGCACGCCGCCGCGCAGGTCCCACACCCCTTACACAAAGCGGCCGTGACCTCAGCCACAAGCTTACCGTCCCTCTCGACGAGTTCTATGGCGCCGTATGGACAGAGCTCCATACAGACACCACAACCACCGCAGGTCTCTCTGTCCACCTCAGATACGATGGGCTCCACTGCCACCTCCCCGGCCGCTAACGCCGTGGCGGCACGGGCCGCGGCGGCCGAACTCTGAGCGACAGAGGAGGGTATGTCCTTCGGGCCCTGGCATGCTCCGGCCAGGAAGATACCATCGATCGCCGTATCCACTGGCCGCAGCTTCGGGTGTGCCTCCATGAAGAAACCGTCCGGCGAACGTGAGATGCTGAGGACCTCCTGGATAGCGTCGGCTGAGTCCCGTGGCACCATACCCACGGACAGCACCACCAGCTCGTACTCGCGCTCGACCACCTCGCCGAGAAGCGTGTCCTCGGCACGGACGATGAGGTTCTTGGTCTCCGGATCCTCAACGATCTCCGCGGGTCGGCCGCGGATGAACCGAATGCCGTACTGCTTCTGCGAGCGTTCGTAGTACTCCTCGTAACCCTTACTGAACGCCCGCACGTCCATGTAGTAGATATCGATCTCAGTTTCCGGGTATTTCTCCCGGACGAGTTGCGCCAGCTTCATCGCGTACATGCAGCAGACGTTGGAGCAGTACGGGTTGGTCTTGTGGGGGTCCCGTGAGCCCACGCACTGGATGAACGCGATACGTTTCGGTTTCTTCCCGTCACTTGGCCTCACCACCTTGCCGCCGGTAGGCCCCGAGGCGTTGATGAGCCTCTCCAGCTCTATCGACGTGATCACGTTGTCATAGACGCCGTACCCGTACTCTTCGCGCTCGGTCGGATCACATGTATCGTATCCGATGGCGCAGATGATAGCACCGACCTCTTCCTCGACGATCTCGGGCTCTTGATCGAAGTCTATCGCGTCGGCGTCGCACACTTCCTCGCAGAGACCGCATCGGATGCAGTGCTCCTCGTCGATCGTGAACACCGACGGGACTGCCTGCGGGAACGGCTTGTAGATGGCCTTCCTCATCCCTAGGCCCTCGTCGAACTCGTTGGGCACTTCGATCGGACAGACCTCCGCGCACGCGCCGCAGCCCGTGCACGCGTCCTCATCCACGTACCGCGGTTTCTTCTCGATCTTCACTGTGAAGTTGCCCACGTACCCGTCCACTTCGACGACCTCGGCATAAGTGTACATCTTGATGTTGGGATGCTTGGAAACGTCCACCATTTTCGGTGCCAGGATGCAGATGGAGCAGTCGTTCGTGGGGAACGTCTTGTCAAGCTGAGCCATCCTACCTCCGATGGATGGTTCTTTCTCGACCAGGATGACTTCGAAACCCATGTCCGCGAGGTCCAGGGCCGCCTGGATCCCAGAGACTCCGCCTCCGATGACCAGGGCACGGTCGGTCACATCCACCTTGATGGTCTCGAGGGGCTCGAGCAGCCGAGTCTTGGCTACCGCCATGCGGACGAGGTCCTTCGGTAGCCTTGGCAGGGTCGTCCATGTGAACCCACGAGCAATGTTCCCTGATGTTCGCCATATCGAAGCAGTAAGGGTTCAACCCGGCCTCCTCGACACACCGTCGGAACGTGGGCTCGTGTAACCTGGGCGAACAGGCCGCCACGACGACGCGGTTCAGATCGTACTCCTCGATGTCGCGCTGGATGATCTCCTGACCCGGATCGGAGCACACGTACTTGTAATCGCGCGCCACGACCACGTTCCTCAGCGTTTTGGCGAACTCGGCTACTTCCTTGACATCGACGACGCCGGCGATGTTCACACCACAGTGGCACACGTAAACGCCGATGCGCGGCTCTTCCTCCTCCGCCAACCGACATCACCCCTCCACAACCCGAACTAGCTTACCGGCGCGGTGAACCTCGAGCGTGAGCCTGGGACGCTCGCCGAGTATGTGGGTCGCACAAGATAGGCAAGGATCGTAAGCCCGGATCACCATCTCCATACGGTTGAGAACCTTGGGGGAGGCGTCCTCGGGACTTCTCAGGTACTCCTCCGCGACCCTCTTGACGCCGAGGTCCATGGCTGGGTTGTTCTGGACCGTGGCGACTATCAGGTTGACCTCAGTGATGATGCCTTCCTCGTCCGTCTTGAAGTGGTGGATCAGCGTCCCACGAGGCGCCTCCACGCAGCCGACGCCCTCACCCACAACGTCGTCCGGATCCACCTCCTCCCGGACGTCATCGCCCGTGATCTCGTCGTCCTCTAGCAGCTCGACGCAGCGTTCTGCCGACGACAGCAGCTCGATCGTCCTCGCGTAATGGTACAGCATCGGGTGGTGGCACGGTTTCCCATATTCGTCGATGAACTCCTCGTAGCGTTCCTGGGCCCTGGGCGTGGCCATCTTGTCGCATACGTTGAGGCGGGAGAGCGTGTTGACCCTGTAAAGTCCGTCCTCTTCGCCCTTGTCGCGTAGGTACGGAAACTTAAGGTATGAATACGGTCGCACGGCCTCAGCGATATGGTCGAGATATTCCGACGGATCGAACTCCCGGTCGACATTGCCCTGGGGATCCACGACGCGGATCACACCGTCGTACAGCTCGTGCACACCGTCGCTGACCATCCCCATGTGGTGAGACTCCAGATATCCGAGCTCGAGCAGCCCCTCTTCCTCGAGGCGCCGAGTCAGTTCCTCGGCCATGTCGACGGTGCGCTCCGCCAGCTTAATCGCGCTCCTCGCGAGTTCGAGTAGCTCCTCCCGTCGGTCCTCTTCCAGGGGCTTAGATACACCGCCTGGAACGGCAGTGATAGGGTGTATGGGCTTGCCACCGACTGCCTCCACTATCGTCTGTCCTATCTTCCTCAGCTCGATGGCATACTTCACGACCTCCGGGTTCTCTCTGGCCAGTGCTAGAACGTGGCGCTTCATCGGATCCTCCTCTTCGGGCTTGACCAGGTCCGGCGCCGCGAGGAAGTAGAAGTGGAGCGCGTGACTATGCACCGTCGCGGCGTGATGCATCAGCCCCCGTAGCTTCTGAGCCGGTTCCGGGGGATCTACACCGAAAACCTCGTCGGCAGCTTTGGCGCTGGCGAGGTGGTGGGCCACCTGACATATCCCGCAAATCCTCGGTGTCAGGATCGGGGCGTCCTCGATCGGTCTTCCTTCGAGGAACTTCTCGAAGCCGCGGACCTCGACCACGTGGAACCTGGCGTCCTTCAGTTTCCCGTCCTCGTCGAACTCGACCACGATCTTGCCGTGACCCTCCACTCTGGTGACCGGCTCGATGTCCACAATCTCCGACAACGTATCGACCTCCCCCCTCACTCCCTGTTCACCTTAAACGGCACCAACGAGCTGGCGAGCGTGAACCGGTAGAACCAGCCTACCACGTCGGGGACGGACTCCACGAGCTCAGAAGGACCGTCGTCCACATCGGCTCGGAAGATCGAGGCGATCGCGGACATCATCTCCGCACCTTGGTCGTGGATTTCCTCAGTCGGTCCCGCACAACCCGCACACGGTACCCCGGCTTCGGGACAGCGTGCCCCGCATCCCGCACGTGTGGCGGGCCCCATGCACGGGTAGCCCTGTTCCAGCAGGCACCGGTCCGGATCGGGCTCACCTTCAACCGGGCGGAGGATCTCGTGGATCACGATCTCTTCCTTCTTCCGAGGGCACTCCTCGCAGAGGTTCGTCGTCGGGAGCTCGGGTTCGCGTCCGTCGAGGATCGCTGTGACCGCGTCCGCGATCAGGTCGGGTTCCGGGGGGACAGCCTGGTAACTCGTAATCGACGTCGATGACATCGGAGAGCGGGTGAACGCGCCACGTTAACTCGGGGATGTCTTCGGACGGTATTACACCGTCCTCGTTCTCCGTGCTGGCTGTTTCCACGTAGACCGTCCTCAGGAGTTCCTCGTTAGAGTACATATTGGCCAGTCCCGGGACGCCGCCGTAACATGCGCAGGTACCTACCGCCACGACGATTTCCGCACGCTCCCTGAACTCCTCCACCACCTCCACGTTCTCCTCGTTCCTGATCCCACCCTCGATCAGAACCACGTCTATATCCTCGGGGATCTCCTTGGTATCCATGAGCACGGGGCAGTGAACCAGCTCGGCGTTGCCCAGGAGGTCCAGAAACCGCTCGTGGAGGTCCAACATCGAGATATGGCAACCGGAGCAACAGCACAACCACGTCGTGGCGATCTTTACCAAACGCACCACCTCCTTCACAGTCTCTCCAACTTCTCATGGAGCTCCAACGGCCCTAGTTCTAACAACGTTTGGTGAAACTCTGTCATAACCTCAGCGAACTTCTCTCCTTCTGAGGCTGAAATCCATTCGTATCTAAAACGCTCAGGTTCAATACCTATTTCAGCTAAGAATTTCTTCAATAACTCGGCCCTTCTCCACCACTTATAATTACCTGATTGATAGTGACAATCTCCCAAGTGACATCCTCCTACGAACACCCCCATCGGCACCTTCTCTAAACGCTTTCAAAACAAGAGACGGTTCTATTCGTCCCGAACACATTACTCGAATGATTCGAGCACTTGGGGGATATTGCATCCTACCAACGCCAGCGGTGTCCGCTCCTCCATACGAGCACCAGTTGCAACAGAAAGCTATGATTTTTGGTTCCCACTCTCCCACAGACACCCTCCGGGGCTCCTTTGTCCACATAAGAAAAAGCTTACTATTCAGCGAATTTCAGCACTATTCCTCGGACTTAAACCCCTTAAGTTACTTCCCATCGATCGATTCGCGTAATCATAAGTGATATCGATATCCATTGAAAGTATCAGGACAACAGTTCTCGTACGTGATCGAAAATTGCTCCGGGAATTGGTGGGGCTTTTAAACTCGCGGAGAGGCGGGGTGGGGGGCCGTATCGTGACGTTCTTTCGAATGTCTTGATAGGTTCCTTAGCGTGTCTCGCACTTCCCATCGCGGCGACATGCGTAAACGAGGAATTCGAATCGAGAGTCGAGAGTCTGATACAGAATCCCGATTTCCAGGGAGCGAAGGAGATCACGCTGTACGCATCGAGTTCGTACGTGATGACGGGTCGCATCAAGATATCGTATAAGGGACCGGAGGAAGTTGGGCCTGCCGAGGCGAATGAGCTCATCAACGGGATGAAGAAACTGTGTGAAGACCTAGATCCGTTGACCGGTCGAAACGAACCTATCAAGGATTTGCTCGACGCACTGAAAAGGTTCGACGAAACCTTGAACCTGGAGAAGTTGAAGGAGGAAACGCAAGGATTGAGGCTCGCAGCTTGTGAAGTCAAAGTGGATCTATGGTATGTCGGGGAAAACACCGCCGTCGGACCTACCTCAGGTCCTCCAACAACTGCGGACCGAGAAAGAACTTCATCTCACGTACAAGATACCGTACCCTGAAGCACATGTGTACGTCGTTGGGAGTGTGGAGCTCCTCGATCGAGCGCTGGACCTACCCATACGCGCGGTGTTCTCGTACGATTATCCAAACGATGGCTCCGGTGTGAAGGTTTCAGTGGATACTGAGCATCGCAAGTTCACGATAGAAACGACAGATAAGACCTACAATCTGATAGTGGCCGAACTCACGTTCCAAGGCGGACTTCGAGAGATCGAAGAGTTGACGGACCTCAGTGTTGAATCCTCGGAGGACTTACAGAAACTGCTCGAGAGTACCGATCTGAAGGTAGACTGCCATCCATCAGGAGGTAGGATCGAGATCGACGGATTGCCCCTCGTGGTCAACGAAGGGGCCGCGATAGTCGTCTACGCGATCGGGAGCAACCCTATCAACTCCACCGTCGCGTCCAAGATCGCGGAGCTTATTGGCAAGAACCCGCTGATTGTGACTCTAGGAAACGCCGACCTTCAAGTGGGAACCGAAGGCAAGACGTTGGTCGTCAAGGGATCCGCACCAGGTGGCCTGGTGGTGATCTACGGGCCGGCCGTACCGGATAACACGCTGGATGCCACTTCTCGAGTTGGTATATTACAGGTCGCCAGAGCCCTCGGAGTCCAGGTACCGCCGTTAGTTTCCCTGTTCGGATGGATACTGGGGCCACTACTGGGGTCGATCACGGCCACTTATACACCCGAGTTCAGCGGTAAGCTGAGGATGTCATCCCGCGGCGTCGGGATGGCCACACCAGCGGTGATTGCCACCCTACTACTCCTCGGCGTCCACGGACGCCGCCGTTCTAAGTAGTTCCTTGTAGCCATCGCGTTCCGGGAACTCCTCGAGCTCCTCGGCCTCCCCCAACAGTTCCTTCAACACCTCCTTCACTTTTTTCCGATCCCTGGAAGCCACGACGAGCACGAACTCATCACCCGGCTCCGCTCGATCGATCGCCTCGCGGATTTGACGGGTCCCCGTCAACCTCACCAAGAACTCCAAGTCCAGGGACCGTGCCAGGTTGTGGTCGCTCTCAAACGCTCGAATGGCGCGACAGGCGGCCGAAGCGATCACGCGGTAATCAGCGTACTCGGTGGAAATCGCCTGTATGATAACTTCCTCCGAGGAGCGTTCGATCACCCTGCGAGGGTCACCCCTACGGATCGAGCAGTGCAGGTACAGCGGACCGGACCAGTGGTCGAACTTCAGGATCACTCGGCCTCCCCCGCACCGGAAAACCTCATTACGCCGATATCATTGTTGATGTCCGGCCCGGGCCCGGCCGGCGGTCCGGGAGGTGGTAGCAACCAGCGATGACCGGCCGACACCAGCCGGCCGGGCTACATCGCCCGGGTGAGGTCCCCCGAACGGGGGGCGACCGTGATCCCGGGTGGGTTTACCCCGCCCCCAATCCGCCATGCAGGGTCGCAGCGGCCGAACTGACCGGGGGTCCGCCGCGTGGACCCGCGGGAACTAGCTGAGCGGTTGACCGAGCGCGACTTAAGGATCCTCATTCATTTGGCGGAAAACGAAGAGGCAACACCCGAGGAGCTCGCCGAGTCGCTGGGTGTCGACTTGGGTCCCGTCATGAGATCACTCTATTGGCTCGAGGAGCGTGGATTGATAGAGTCCGAGGAAGAAACATACGAGGTGTACGAATTAGGTGATGAAGGAAAGGAGTATGCCGAGGAGGGACTGCCGGAGCTCCGCGTGGTCGAGGTCTTGAGAGGGATGGGCGGCGAAGGACGGTTGGAAGAAGTCCTAGATCGTGCCGGAGTGCCACGGAAGCTGGCCGGACCCATCCTAGGATGGTTGAGGAGAAAAGGACTGGCGGAAATCAAAAGGGAGGGCGGAGAGACGTCACTCGTTCTCCTGGAGGAGGAACCCGAGGATGTGGATCAATCTGTGCTCGAGGCGTTGGCCGCCGAGGGCCCTATGTCAGTCGAGGAGGTAGCGAGAAGGCTGGAGATGGACGAAGAGGAAATGGAGAAAGTCCTGAAGAGGTTGAGCGAGCGCGGTGACGTCCTGAGAGCACGGGAGGAGACGGTTAAGAAAGTCAGGCTAACCGAACGTGGTGAGGAAGTTGCGGAGCACGCCCCAGAAGTGCTGGAACGTGACTGGATTACGGAGCTGAAACCCGAGCATTTGAGGGAGGGGACCTGGAAAGAGAAGGAGTTCAAGCCGTACGACGTGAAGGCACCCACGCGCCCCACGTTCCCAGGTAAGCGTCATCCGTTGAAGGAGGTTATCGATGAGATACGCAGAGTCTTCCTCGAGATGGGTTTCGTGGAAGTATCCGGACCACTAGTCGAGTCCAGCTTCTGGAACTTCGACGCCCTGTTCCAGCCGCAAGATCACGCCGCCAGGGAAATGCAAGATACCTTCTACCTGGAAGAACCCGCCGAGGCCGAATTGCCGGACGGTGAGATCGTCGAGAAGGTTCGAGCCGTGCACGAGGACGGTGGTGACACGGGATCCAGGGGTTGGGGGTACGAGTGGGACGAGGGTGTGGCCCGGAAGACGGTCCTACGTACTCACACGACGGCGGTGTCGGTTCGGAAACTGTACGAGGTAGAGGGGCCTCCACTCAAAGCGTTCTCGATCGGCCGGGTATACCGGCGTGAGACGGTCGACTATAAGCACTTGCCGGAGTTCCATCAGTGTGAGGGGATAGTCCTGGCCAGAGACGTCTCGTTCCGGGACTTGCTCGGGATACTCGAGGAGTTCTACCGACGGATGGGGTTCGAAGAGATCAGGTTCAGACCTGCCTACTTCCCGTATACAGTCCTCTCCGTAGAGCCCGAGGTGTACTTCGAGGAGAAAGGAGACTGGGTAGAGCTGGGCGGTGCGGGCATTTTCCGACCTGAAGTGATTCAACCCCTAGGGTTCGATCCCGACGTGGTGTGTTTAGCGTGGGGCTTGGGCGTCGAACGACTGGCGATGCTGAAGTTGGGAATAGACGACATAAGGGACCTGTACATGAGCGATCTTAAGACGCTCTTGGAGATGCCTACCACCAGAGCACGGCGCTGATCAGCGGTCCAGTCGTCTCCACACGTCCTTCCAGCGATCCCCACACCTGTGCTTGACCTCGTACTTCAGCAAGTTAAGAAGAGTCGCCACAAACACCTCGTCGGTACCACGAATCACAGACTCGGGCCTGAACCCGTTGTTCGCGAGGGTCGTCAACCACGGGATACCCGCCTCGGAGACGAACGACTCCACCGACACCTCGAGCTCGGACGAAAAGGTGTCGATTACAGCCAAGACGGCCGCATCAACGCACACCCTCCACGCGTCACCGTTCGCGGATGTCAGCGGGTACGAGAGTTCCGAACCGCGTGACCATGTGAACACGTCCGCCAGAGCCGCCGAGAAAAGCCCAAGGACCCCCGCAGTAAGTGATAGAGGGTTCTCGTCGTCCCGCACGTCCATAGACAATAACATCAGCTCACGGTGACCCACCCACACGGGAGCCCGTAGCTCATGAACCCTCAGCTTTTTCCCAGTTAGCACGTCCAAGATCCACTTAGGGACTTGCACTGCACCCTCCCGAACTCCCGAGAACACGTCGCTCAGACCCCCCAAGAGATGATGAGACCCCGGTACGCATCGTCGGATCTGTGAAGACCGGCACTCGGGCTGAGGCCCGTGCACGCTTCCCATCTCCTTTTACCATCGTCTTCACGGCCATGTTTCCACGGGGGGATCGTAATTGGAGCCGCCGGTGAAAGAGCACCGGGAAGGAACGCTGATCCGGGTGCGGGTGAACCCGGACGCGGACACCACCGATTTGAAGGGGGTCGATGATTGGCGTGGGGCCATAGAAATTGACGTAGCCGCGCCACCGGTGAAGAATAGGGCGAACCGCGAGTTGCTTGAGTTCCTCGGGAGGAAGCTCAACACGACCTGTGAGTTGGTCTCGGGAGAGAAGTCCAGGGAGAAGTTAGTGCTCGCACGGGACATCTCCGTTGATGAGGTGGAGGAACGGCTGGGATTGCGTTAAGCGTCACGGGAAGCAGGTGAGCGTACGCAAGGCGGCAACACCCTAGGACTGCAGTGGTACTCGGTGTGGGCCCGGGTCGAAGCGACGGGCTCATCGGCGGCGGAACCGCCGACCCTCTTACCAGTGTCCCGTCGCCGTCCCCCCGGGCCCTTCATCGGCTGTGCCCGGCGGTAGCCGACCCGGCGGATCATCCCCGGGATGGAACCGCGTCATCCGCGGGCGGGGAGGCCGGG
Above is a window of Methanopyrus sp. SNP6 DNA encoding:
- a CDS encoding Ni/Fe hydrogenase subunit alpha; protein product: MSEIVDIEPVTRVEGHGKIVVEFDEDGKLKDARFHVVEVRGFEKFLEGRPIEDAPILTPRICGICQVAHHLASAKAADEVFGVDPPEPAQKLRGLMHHAATVHSHALHFYFLAAPDLVKPEEEDPMKRHVLALARENPEVVKYAIELRKIGQTIVEAVGGKPIHPITAVPGGVSKPLEEDRREELLELARSAIKLAERTVDMAEELTRRLEEEGLLELGYLESHHMGMVSDGVHELYDGVIRVVDPQGNVDREFDPSEYLDHIAEAVRPYSYLKFPYLRDKGEEDGLYRVNTLSRLNVCDKMATPRAQERYEEFIDEYGKPCHHPMLYHYARTIELLSSAERCVELLEDDEITGDDVREEVDPDDVVGEGVGCVEAPRGTLIHHFKTDEEGIITEVNLIVATVQNNPAMDLGVKRVAEEYLRSPEDASPKVLNRMEMVIRAYDPCLSCATHILGERPRLTLEVHRAGKLVRVVEG
- the cgi121 gene encoding KEOPS complex subunit Cgi121, coding for MILKFDHWSGPLYLHCSIRRGDPRRVIERSSEEVIIQAISTEYADYRVIASAACRAIRAFESDHNLARSLDLEFLVRLTGTRQIREAIDRAEPGDEFVLVVASRDRKKVKEVLKELLGEAEELEEFPERDGYKELLRTAASVDAEE
- a CDS encoding YeeE/YedE thiosulfate transporter family protein translates to MAEYLHAIGTLAFGVLIGYLGQRSAMCFIGGIRDVYLLRDTWLVQGLIGFLIGAFFGLSVFGAAGMIKKFPWFLYKGASAIPGDVLGKKPGFVAHAAVTVVGGLGVGFLSVVQGGCPFRNYVMAAEGNVTAMAYLLGMFVGAVFYHACIIPIFGPPK
- a CDS encoding DUF167 family protein codes for the protein MEPPVKEHREGTLIRVRVNPDADTTDLKGVDDWRGAIEIDVAAPPVKNRANRELLEFLGRKLNTTCELVSGEKSREKLVLARDISVDEVEERLGLR
- a CDS encoding DUF3343 domain-containing protein gives rise to the protein MGFLSRLRSAFSREDRHSNGCGGRGLIVFESARDTMRAERALKEAGYDVRAVAPPPEIREGCDLAIEYDLVDEVGVRRTLEEIGVEPLKLVSLEDHSLKPIELVRVKEIDGYIMVRCGNMKVTVDRDGTIVNVSGGGCPDVPYLAHELVGKNVLELSEDSMPASLGYTLCAYTLDKAVRKAKEMLVGEES
- a CDS encoding phenylalanine--tRNA ligase subunit alpha; the encoded protein is MDPRELAERLTERDLRILIHLAENEEATPEELAESLGVDLGPVMRSLYWLEERGLIESEEETYEVYELGDEGKEYAEEGLPELRVVEVLRGMGGEGRLEEVLDRAGVPRKLAGPILGWLRRKGLAEIKREGGETSLVLLEEEPEDVDQSVLEALAAEGPMSVEEVARRLEMDEEEMEKVLKRLSERGDVLRAREETVKKVRLTERGEEVAEHAPEVLERDWITELKPEHLREGTWKEKEFKPYDVKAPTRPTFPGKRHPLKEVIDEIRRVFLEMGFVEVSGPLVESSFWNFDALFQPQDHAAREMQDTFYLEEPAEAELPDGEIVEKVRAVHEDGGDTGSRGWGYEWDEGVARKTVLRTHTTAVSVRKLYEVEGPPLKAFSIGRVYRRETVDYKHLPEFHQCEGIVLARDVSFRDLLGILEEFYRRMGFEEIRFRPAYFPYTVLSVEPEVYFEEKGDWVELGGAGIFRPEVIQPLGFDPDVVCLAWGLGVERLAMLKLGIDDIRDLYMSDLKTLLEMPTTRARR
- a CDS encoding NAD(P)H-hydrate dehydratase, with translation MIIAGTVPIESLDLVEGEVESLGNRIRVADREIPVSMGTTALAAAAAQTLGFLDERKPQLITAGDLGEGGGSLDIYRRLREVDDEVLVIHYIKPKIDEIRRIDTSGKVVADAGGMYAAKAAGIGPEFHLFLPDPGELAFLADEKAYHPAYVRRFIAEVDEEEVPSLVRRAYEGNQVPDHLVVKGRRDYVVRSGEVVEIVDEPLIEAMECIGGTGDTLTGIVTGLIAAGFETEEACVIGCRVNRRVGEIVKATPATRIHELIEAIPEALREELKD